From Novosphingobium sp. 9U, one genomic window encodes:
- a CDS encoding sigma-70 family RNA polymerase sigma factor, translating to KEPVSLESPVGDEEDSHLGDFIQDVDAVIPVDAAIQSNLKEIVTRSLASLTPREERVLRMRFGIGMDTDHTLEEVGQQFSVTRERIRQIEAKAPRKLQHPTRSRVMRTFLD from the coding sequence CGAAGGAGCCAGTCTCGCTTGAAAGCCCCGTCGGCGATGAGGAAGACAGCCACCTCGGCGACTTCATCCAGGATGTCGATGCAGTGATCCCGGTCGATGCGGCGATCCAGTCGAACCTCAAGGAAATCGTCACACGCAGTCTCGCATCGCTTACCCCGCGCGAGGAACGCGTGCTGCGCATGCGCTTTGGCATCGGCATGGATACCGACCACACGCTCGAAGAGGTTGGCCAGCAGTTCTCGGTCACGCGCGAACGGATCCGTCAGATCGAGGCCAAGGCGCCGAGAAAGCTCCAGCACCCAACCAGGTCGCGTGTCATGCGCACGTTCCTGGACTAG
- a CDS encoding sensor histidine kinase, which yields MTATDSVKRAIRPNVPIAECLVRTALAVVIPTGIRWFIDQGTLGSPFLLYFPAVQAIATFLGWRWGVATALGSVVAGAWFFMPHMSGSPTALYNALLIGLFGVALAPMILMGHLLRQSVLENYERARQNEEFNRELQHRTKNSIQMVSALASQASKAPDPAAFYDKLAARLGALAKANELLRYGALSSCDMHDLISGALAPFARDQVHTQGPNCCVAKDACTPLVMALHELGTNAQKYGSLSCSDGRVEIRWKTTGDEIELVWEERGGPPVSEPTRRGLGTRLITQQSQFRAVSLAFGSSGLTCHIKLFAVR from the coding sequence ATGACAGCCACTGACAGCGTTAAACGAGCGATTCGGCCAAATGTGCCGATCGCGGAATGTCTGGTGCGCACTGCCTTGGCCGTCGTGATCCCTACTGGTATTCGGTGGTTTATCGACCAGGGAACTCTGGGTTCCCCGTTTCTGCTCTACTTTCCAGCGGTCCAGGCCATTGCCACGTTCCTTGGCTGGCGATGGGGTGTGGCCACAGCTTTGGGCAGCGTTGTTGCTGGAGCCTGGTTCTTCATGCCTCACATGAGCGGGTCACCGACCGCACTCTACAACGCATTGCTCATCGGTCTCTTCGGCGTTGCTTTGGCTCCGATGATCTTGATGGGACACCTGCTTCGCCAGTCTGTTCTCGAGAACTATGAGCGAGCTCGCCAGAACGAGGAGTTCAACAGAGAGCTGCAGCATCGCACGAAGAACTCGATCCAGATGGTCAGCGCCCTGGCGTCGCAGGCGAGCAAGGCGCCGGATCCAGCAGCTTTCTACGACAAGCTCGCCGCACGCTTGGGCGCGCTTGCGAAAGCGAACGAGCTGCTGCGGTATGGCGCTCTAAGCTCATGCGATATGCACGACCTCATAAGTGGCGCGTTGGCGCCATTCGCACGCGATCAGGTACATACACAGGGACCGAACTGCTGCGTGGCAAAAGACGCGTGCACACCGCTCGTCATGGCCTTGCACGAGCTTGGCACCAACGCTCAGAAGTACGGATCTCTCTCATGCTCAGACGGTCGAGTTGAAATCAGGTGGAAGACAACGGGTGATGAGATCGAACTCGTTTGGGAGGAGAGGGGTGGCCCGCCGGTTTCTGAGCCCACGAGACGAGGACTTGGCACTCGTTTAATCACGCAACAGTCGCAGTTCCGCGCGGTCTCATTGGCATTCGGCTCGAGCGGCTTGACTTGTCACATCAAGCTGTTTGCAGTGCGTTAG